From one Triticum aestivum cultivar Chinese Spring chromosome 4B, IWGSC CS RefSeq v2.1, whole genome shotgun sequence genomic stretch:
- the LOC123090968 gene encoding ACT domain-containing protein ACR3: protein MKYVSGPYFEPDFDPVLDRLGTPGVVVDNETREDCSLVKVDSVNRDGVLLEMVQLLTDLDLVIYKSYISSDGGWLMDVFHVTDQIGRKLTDPSLPGFIQRALLPFQRSGSPKFTTCLGNVVGPGGPDVSDCASLEFTVHDRPGLLSSITQVLVDQGCHVASGQAWTHNGRAAGVLYVTTTGADGAALHPSSWARIERLVNAVVDARENVSGERRWVCMSAPVRGRVHTERRMHQLMHDDRDYESGPAPTPVDEEHFCMGDRAATAARSAHRAGTRVTIENWEERGYAIVKMTSRDRPKLLFDTVCALTDMHYVVFHATAGAQGPLAIQEYYIRHKDGRTVDSDAERQKVSRCLVAAVERRASHGVRVEVRAPDRSGLLSDFTRMLREHGLSLLRVEIKRQKEEAIGTFFLVTDTGGEVRPEALCAVRTRVAEMGISLDVAKGAPGWPPVKKTRAPATSTADQDRPRSSLGSLLWSHLGKLSNNFGLIRS from the exons ATGAAGTACGTCTCCGGGCCCTACTTCGAGCCGGACTTCGATCCGGTCCTCGACCGCCTCGGCACCCCAGG GGTTGTCGTCGACAATGAGACGCGCGAGGACTGCTCGCTCGTCAAGGTGGACAGCGTGAACCGGGACGGCGTGCTGCTGGAGATGGTGCAGCTGCTCACCGATCTCGACCTCGTCATCTACAAGTCCTACATCTCCTCCGACGGCGGCTGGCTCATGGACG TGTTCCACGTGACGGACCAGATCGGGCGCAAGCTGACGGACCCGTCGCTCCCGGGCTTCATCCAGCGGGCGCTCCTGCCGTTCCAGCGCTCCGGCTCGCCCAAGTTCACCACCTGCCTAGGCAACGTGGTCGGCCCGGGCGGCCCCGACGTGTCGGACTGCGCCTCGCTCGAGTTCACGGTGCACGACCGCCCGGGCCTGCTCTCCTCCATCACCCAGGTGCTCGTCGACCAGGGCTGCCACGTCGCGTCGGGCCAGGCCTGGACGCACAACGGCCGCGCCGCCGGGGTGCTCTACGTCACCACCACCGGCGCGGACGGCGCGGCGCTGCACCCGAGCAGCTGGGCGCGCATCGAGCGGCTCGTGAACGCCGTGGTGGACGCGCGCGAGAACGTGTCGGGCGAGCGCCGCTGGGTGTGCATGTCGGCGCCCGTGCGCGGCCGCGTCCACACCGAGCGCCGGATGCACCAGCTCATGCACGACGACCGCGACTACGAGTCCGGCCCCGCCCCGACGCCCGTCGACGAGGAGCACTTCTGCATGGGCGACCGCGCGGCCACCGCGGCCCGGTCGGCACACCGCGCCGGGACGCGCGTCACCATCGAAAACTGGGAGGAGCGGGGCTACGCCATCGTCAAGATGACGAGCAGGGACCGCCCCAAGCTGCTCTTCGACACCGTCTGCGCGCTCACCGACATGCACTACGTCGTCTTCCATGCCACCGCCGGGGCCCAGGGCCCTCTCGCCATCCAG GAGTACTACATCCGGCACAAGGACGGGCGCACGGTGGACAGCGACGCCGAGCGGCAGAAGGTGTCCCGGTGCCTCGTCGCCGCGGTGGAGCGGAGGGCGTCTCAT GGCGTGAGGGTGGAGGTGCGCGCGCCGGACCGGTCGGGGCTGCTGTCGGACTTCACCAGGATGCTGCGGGAGCACGGGCTGTCGCTGCTGAGGGTGGAGATCAAGCGGCAGAAGGAGGAGGCCATCGGGACCTTCTTCCTCGTCACCGACACCGGCGGCGAGGTGCGGCCCGAGGCGCTGTGCGCGGTGCGGACGAGGGTCGCCGAGATGGGAATCTCGCTCGACGTCGCCAAAGGAGCGCCTGGCTGGCCGCCGGTGAAGAAGACGAGAGCGCCGGCGACGTCGACCGCCGATCAGGACAGGCCCAGGTCCTCCCTGGGGAGCCTCCTGTGGTCGCACCTTGGGAAGCTCTCGAATAACTTTGGCCTCATCAGGTCTTAG
- the LOC123090970 gene encoding uncharacterized protein (The sequence of the model RefSeq protein was modified relative to this genomic sequence to represent the inferred CDS: added 47 bases not found in genome assembly), translating to PALSQCPCPKLYTDDGADDDPDAVAAAVSRPSARAPPPPHSAAADGVKEDLTELSKTLNRQFWGVANFLAPPPGEASPSPSSAGGQSADAGTPPEIAGIRRDFSEISGRFRSGISRISSHKAVSGFSSIASNFFAPEDGEEEELLEAVNDEGEDIARLNKEENEEEARHEREDDEGRHYLEKMARLGVSDDEARDEWEEQRVRHQADDDEERDEWEEQRFRHRADDGKVWPEEQEELDGPELERARVMQEEEVEEEWDVIGITDEVLTFATNIARHPETWLDFPLLPDEEESDGPFSYFDMSDAQQEHALAIGHLAPTLAALRIELCPIHMSEECFWKIYFVLLHPRLSKHDAELLSTPQIVEARAMLMQHQSKQHATEQLRRHKDDFGTHSEDDSSKDVMEAFPSVRQHAASFTPITDFEIEKHPIQVTEVAVVDKTVIKEQLREDGSKASNVMQETFDDDIDDWFDEEADLAGHTTILIGDEEDVSFSDLEDDDDMK from the exons GGCGCCGACGAcgaccccgacgccgtcgccgcagCCGTCTCCCGTCCCTccgcgcgcgccccgccgccgcctcactCGGCCGCGGCGGACGGCGTCAAGGAGGACCTCACCGAGCTATCCAAAACCCTAAATCGCCAATTCTGGGGCGTCGCCAACTTCCTCGCGCCCCCGCCCGGGGAGGCCTCGCCCTCCCCTTCATCCGCGGGGGGTCAATCCGCCGACGCGGGGACGCCCCCTGAGATTGCCGGGATCCGGCGCGACTTCTCCGAGATCAGTGGGAGGTTCAGGAGCGGGATCTCGCGGATCTCGAGCCACAAGGCCGTCTCCGGGTTCTCTAGCATCGCCTCCAATTTCTTCGCTCCCGAAgacggggaagaggaggagttGCTGGAGGCCGTCAACGACGAGGGGGAGGATATTGCGAGGCTAAACAAGGAGGAGAATGAGGAAGAGGCGAGGCATGAGAGGGAGGATGACGAGGGGAGGCATTATTTGGAGAAGATGGCACGGCTTGGGGTGTCAGACGACGAGGCGAGGGATGAGTGGGAGGAGCAAAGGGTCAGACATCAGGCGGATGACGACGAGGAGAGGGATGAGTGGGAGGAGCAAAGGTTCAGACATCGGGCGGATGACGGCAAGGTATGGCCTGAGGAGCAGGAGGAGCTGGATGGCCCTGAGCTGGAACGGGCGAGAGTAATgcaagaggaggaggtggaggaggagtggGATGTGATTGGCATCACCGACGAGGTCCTCACATTCGCCACCAACATTGCCAGGCACCCGGAGACCTGGCTTGACTTTCCTCTGCTCCCTGACGAAGAGGAGTCTGATGGCCCATTCTCAT ATTTTGACATGTCTGATGCTCAGCAAGAGCATGCTTTGGCTATTGGGCACCTCGCTCCTACATTAGCTGCTTTGCGGATTGAACTATGCCCAATCCATATGAGCGAAGAATGCTTTTGGAAAATTTATTTTGTTCTTCTACATCCTAGACTGAGCAAGCATGACGCTGAACTTCTGTCCACACCACAG ATTGTGGAAGCTAGAGCAATGCTTATGCAACACCAGTCAAAGCAGCATGCAACAGAGCAGTTACGTCGCCATAAAGATGACTTTGGAACGCATTCGGAAGATGACAGCTCCAAGGACGTAATGGAAGCGTTCCCATCTGTGCGACAACATGCAGCTTCGTTCACCCCCATAACAGATTTTGAGATTGAGAAACATCCTATCCAAGTAACTGAAGTCGCAGTGGTGGACAAGACAGTCATCAAAGAGCAGCTGAGGGAGGATGGTAGCAAGGCCTCAAATGTTATGCAAGAAACATTTGATGACGACATAGACGATTGGTTTGACGAGGAGGCCGATCTCGCTGGGCACACCACCATCCTCATAGGCGACGAGGAAGATGTGTCATTCAGTGATTTGGAGGATGACGATGATATGAAATGA